GCGTCAGTGCCAGCATCTCCGCTACTCCTTCCCCGCGAGGGCGGCGCGGAACATCTCCAGTTGCTCTTTCGCTTCGTAGCAGACTCCGGCCTCCTCAAACTGATCGAGGTATTCCGCGAACGCCTCTGCGCTCTCCCGCCGCAGCCGCTCCACCTCGGCCTCCAGTCCGTCACGTCTCTTCCGTCGCTCGAACGTCCCGTGCTCGATCGCCGTCATGGCCTCCGCCGCCGTCTGCACCGGGAACGGCCCGAACTCCTCGTCGGCGAAGACCACGACCCGCGCCGCCACATCCTTCGCCTCGTCCAGCGCCAGCAGCACCCGCCCGTGCTCCTCGCGGAACTCCCGCAGCAGGGCGCCAGCCGCCGGGTGCATCTCGTCGAGGTCTTCCTGAAACCGGTCCAAGCGGGCGGTCAGGTTCTCGTTGCTCATCTTCGTCCTCGCTTCTTCCGCGCCTTGCATCGCGCGAGGCCATCCCAAGCACCCCTAAAATACCACACTGGCGCTCGTTTGTCAACCGACATCTGGCCGAGGGCCGCACAGGCGCTCCACGACGCACTCCTCGACGAACGCCACGAAGCGGCGCAGGTCTTCGTCAGCCCGGCCCGTCGCGTCGTCGATCGCCAGCTCCATGCCGGATCCGCGGCGTCCCAGGTTGGTCCCGTTCAGCCGGTCGAACTCCGCCACCAGCTCGGGCATGCTCGCAGCCAGGCACAGGCAGCGAACGCGCTGGACCTCCCAGGCTGCCCGCGTCATCGGCGGGGGCCGCTCCGCACAACTACCTTGGCACTCCGCGCACACGTGTTCGCCTCCCAACCGAAGCCAGCTCCATGCGGGCCCTCGATTCGCACCCCCCATCCTACCTGATTATCGCGCGTTTGTCAACGGACAACTTCAAGAAGCGGCGGCGGAGTCAGTGGGCGGCGCCCGACGCGGCCTCCTCGGCCTCCTCGGGATCGATCTCGTCTGGATCGCCCTCCTCCGCTTCCTCCTCGGCGTTGATGGAATCGAGCAGCTCCTGGCCGTACACGATCTCGCGCTCCTCCGTGTCGTAGGCCACCAGGCGCAGCCCGATGACGCTCTCGACGCCAGAGAGGTAATCCTGCACGGTCTCGATGCCGTTGTTTCCCGCCAGGTACTCCGTGCAGATCAGGTCGAACAGATACGCCCGGCGATCCTTCGACGAGTCGCACCCGGCCGCCTTGGCGGCCACCGCCAGCGCGCGGTCGTAGTTCGCCGCCATGGCTGGCGTCGGGCGCCCGATGATGTAGTTGGCCTGCCGCTCGCTGCCCGCGTCGGCCCCCACACCGTCAGGGTCGGCCGCAGCATCCTTGGCCTGTTGATGCAGCATCGTGTCGATCTCCATGACGGTGCGCCCCTCCAGCTTGACGCGCCACTCCGCCGCGTTCTCCGCGGTCACGTAGCCGACGAGCATGCGGGCCTTCGTGTAGGTGAGGGTTCGGTACCACGCCTGGGCGTTCTTGGGCAGCGTGCAGAGCCACTCCTCGGTCTTGACCAGCTGCTGCGCCTTGCGGATATGGAAGTCCAGCTCCTTCTCCACGTAGTCGCGCCAGCTGCTGTAATTCCACCCATGGTAGAGCCCCTCCCGGTTGATCTGGAGGAGCGCCGCGGCCATCTCCCAGCTGTTCTTGTCGCCCTGGTCCCGCAGCACCTGCACATGCCGCCGCAGCTCGCCATGCTGCGCCTCACCCTCGGCGCTGCCGTCCACCTTGCCGAGCACGACCAGCTGGCCGCCGGGCTGCACTTCTGCGGCCTCGCCCTGATCCTGTTCCGTCCGATCCTTCACTTGCTCCTTCGCCATGTTCGCATCTCCTCGTGTGAAGCCGGAGCGCCTCCGCAATCACGTAGGCGTCGGCAATGTTGTGGTCCTCGAACTCGTACCCACGCTGCGCCAGGGCCGGAATCACCGCCACCTTGGGCAGGTTGCCGCGCCCCAGCACGGATTTCCGTGCCGTGCTCACCGGGATGCGCACGGGCTCCACGCCAAGCGCCAGCCACAACTGGGTCTTCACCACGCCGCCCAGCTCGCCCAGATCCACCAGGGCGCCATTGCGACGGCTGAATGCGTAGTCCTCCACCCCCACCGCCAGCGAGCCCTCCGCCTGCGCCGCCCGGGCCACTCGCAGCACCGCCTCCGCGATGACGATGAGGCGCTCGATGCGCTCGCGCTCGTGCACGCCCCGGGTCAGATCGCTGCCCACCCGCGCCATTGCCACCACGGCACCCTCCGCATCCAGCACGCACAGGCCCGTGCCGGTCAGGGACAGGTCCAGGCCCAGGTAGCGCGCGGGGATCAAGCGGCCGCCTTTCGCGCGTCGAAACAGAGTGCCTTCCCTGGGCACTTCCGCGCCCGCTTGTCGCTGCGGATGCGGCAGCCCTCGGGCAACGGGGCTGGCAGGGGCGCGCCCGCCAGCTCGCCCTCCACCGCGGCCACGCACGCCAGCGCCCGATCCTCCAGCCAGCGGATGGTCGGCTCATCGCGCGGGATCACGTGCTCCGCGATGGCCTTCACGAGGTCGTCCTCGCCCTTGGCCACGTAGGTCAGGCGCGCCCAGGAGAGCCCGCTCATCCACAGGTAGATCTGCACCTGGGGCAGGTGATCCTCCCGGGGGTGCCCTCCCGCCCTGGGGTCCACCTGACGGAACAGGTCGGCCCGGATGCTCTTCAACTCCCACACCTCCGGCGGCACATCCCCCCACCCCAGCACGGCGTCCCACTTGCCCACGACCCGGCACGCCGGGATGCGCCCCTTGGGCTCCACAAAGCGCCAGCCCATCCCCTCCGGGCGGGGCCCCCACCCGCGCTCCACCCACGGCCCGGTGCCGGGCGTGGGCGCCCGCTCCACGGTGTCGCCCTGGGTGCGCTCCCACGCCCCCTGGAGCACGGGCCCCAGGCCGGGCAGCAGCTCATCCTGGAAGGCCCGGTGGTAACCCGTGCCCTGCGCGAAGGTCCACAAAAGCTGCCCATCCACCGGGTCGCGCAGCTCCCGCCGCGCCCGCACCGCCAAGGCGCACAGGCGCGGACACCAGTGCGTCACATTGCTGGCCGACAGCCAGAAGTCGATGTCCGCCGCAGTGCGCGCCCCCTCCGGGACCACGATGGCCTTGTCGGGCCGCTGGAGAGCACGCAGGGCATCGGCCATCCGCGTTGACACCTCACCACGGGGCGGATCGATAGCCGCCCGCATCACGTTTCCGAGCATGCTTTTCCCCTCCTAGCGATCAATCAACGTAGACGCGCTCGGGCTCCGGCTGCGGAGCGGGCACGTTCAGGTCCTGGAGCCGCTCCGCGATGTGCTTGTCCATCTCGTCCACCCGCAGCTGCAGCCGGTACAGCTGCGCATCGTCGGAGAGGCCGGGGTAGAGCCGCAGCAAGTGGCCATGCCACTCCGCTGGGGATCCGAAGCCGTCCATCTGGCACAGTTCCGGCGTGCGCCGCATGGCGCCGACTGTGATCGGCCGCACCGACACGATCGTGGCGACGGCGAACGGCACCTCATCGGTGGCTGGGGGATCGGCGTACTCCGACGACAAGATGATCTGCGCGCCGACCTGATGCGGGCACCCGCTGGGGTACCGACGGGTCACGCTGCGCGCGCCACCCTCCTGAATCAGCTTGGTCTCGTTGCGTGTGAGCCTGAACATCCTGCCTCCTCTGAAATGCGAACACGTGTTCGCGTCAACAGGTTCCCATCCTACCTCACCGCGCCCCGAAAAGCAAGGCGCGACAAACGCCATGAAGGCACTTATGGGCCAGCATCCGCGCCGCCATCCCCGTAGGGCTCCTCCGCCAGCACCGGGCGCCCCGCGGCCAAGGCGGGGGCAGGATCCGCTGTTGATGCCTCCCCGACCGGCGCTGCAGGCGCGGCCACTGGCGCCACGGAGCAGTACTGCTCGAACTCATCGCTCTTCATCTTGGCCAGCACGGTCAGGGACGTGGCCACGGCAGCCACCACGGCCGTCGAGATGCCCAGGCCCAGCTGCCAGTCCTCGTCGTCCGGGAAGGCCGTGGCGAGGCCGCCCGCGCCGCTCAGCGCGCCCCCCAGCGCGGCCCCCCAGGTCGCCGCGTCCCGCTGGTCCAGTAGCCGCTGGCAGCGGTCCGCCGTCCAGCTCGTGGCGAACGTGTCCCCCTGCGGCGCCGTCGGCAACACCCGGGCCACCCCACCGCACGCCACCAGCAGCCCTGCTACGATCCCGATCATCAATGCGCGCATGCGTCCTCCCGTGGCGAACACGTGTTCGCTGCTATAGCTCCGCTCCCGGGGGCGGCCCCCATGCGCGCCCACTCCACTCGTAGATCCGGTCCACCTGCTGCGGGGTGAACCGCCAGCGCACGCCCACGTTCCGGTCGGCCCAGGCCCGCGGCGTGTTGCCGCGCTCCTCGGCAACCGCGCACCAGTCCGCCACCATCTCGGCGAGCCGGGAGGGAGGCATGCGGGTCGCGTCCACGATCTGGGCTGGCGGCGCATCCCGATCCGTCGGGTTCAGCAGCGCGGTCCGACGCAGCTGCCAGTACTCCGGGTGGTGGTCGTTCGTCAAGATGTGGCGCTCCGTGGCCGCCTGTATCGCCGCGTCCAGCCCCGCCGGGGCCGCGAAGGGCACCCCGCGCTCCTGGCACCGGTAGCGCCACGTCAGCCAGACGTAGGGCGTACGCTCGGGATGGGCGAACTTGGACGCGTCGTGGCGCGCTACCCGGCGCAGCAGCAGATCGGCCAACGTCGGATCGTAGCCGCGCAAGTACGCCGCCAACCGGGCCGCGTACCGCTGGACCAGCAGGATGTGCCGCTCCGTGCGGGCCACGAAGTGCGCCTCCATCTCCGCCGTCGGCGCGGGAATCGACTGGCTCTCATCCATTTGCATCGCCTCCTCCAGCGATAGCTTGTCCACGATTACACCTCTTCCATGGCTTCCTCGCCATCGACCAGGATGGCGCACGGCAGGTTCCAGTCACGGATCACGCTCGCGATGCCGCCCTGTCCCTGTAGCACGTTGATCACGTCCTGCGTCGTGGGGTTCTGCTATCTTTCTGGTGCGCGAAGGTGCGCACCGGCCAGTTCCTGCTTCTTCGAGGGCGGTTGCACGCGCACACGTGTGCGCGCCAGGGCCACCCTCTCCACAGGCGTTACTTCGGGGCTAGCCGCCCCTAGTTGTTTCAAATTCATCGCCGCGTTCACATCGCGGTCATGGACTACCCCGCAGGCCGGGCAGACCCACTCTCTCACGTTGAGCGGCAACTGTTTGATCACCTCACCGCAATCGCTGCACTTCTTGGACGACGGTTCAAACCGTGGGTACACCACGATCTTGGAATCCCAGATCGGTCCCTTGTACGTGAGTTGCCGCCGAAACTCCCCGAACGCCTCATCCTGAATGGACCGCGCCAACTTCCGATTCCGAACCATACCTTGCACATTTAGATCCTCGATGCCGACCGCTTGGTTCTCGCGGACCAGCCTCGTCGTGACCTTGTGCAAGAAGTCCTGCCGGATATTGGCGATGCGCCTGTGCAACCGCGCCAACCGTTCCGCCGCCTTCCTTCGATTCTGACTTCCTTTCTTCTTCCGTGCATGTTGCCTGGACAGCCGCTGCAACATCTGCATGGCAACCCGGATCGCACGTGGACCCTCGATCTTCTCACCAGTCGACAGCGTCATGGACATCGCGATCCCCAGATCCACCCCCACCACGCCCTCCGCTGTACGGGGGCGCCGCAGCTCTCCCACGTCCACCTGTACGACCAGAAACCAGGCATCGGCATCCCGCCGTACCGTGCCTCCCGTGATCTTGCCCGACCAACGCAGTGGTTCCCTCGTACGCACCGCCCCGACAAATGGCAACTTCGCGCACCGCTCCTGCATCGCGAACTTGTCGTTGGCGATATAGAAGGAATCCCGAGACTTCCCCTTCTTCTTGAACCTCGGATATCCTGGCTTCTGCCCCGCCTTCACCCGCCGGAAGAAATGCTGGAACGCACGCTGCACATGATCGAACGGACGCGCCGTACAGTCGCGGTGCACCTCGTAGGTCCATGGGAATTGTTCTCGGCGAATCGCGTTGAACCGCTTCTTCAACGACAGACCGCTCGGCTTCTCTCCTGCCGCGTACTGCCGCTGCCACTCCGCCAAGGCCCAGTTCCACGTGAACCGCGTCGTTCCACATGCACGACGAAAGTACGCCTCTTGCTTCGGTGTCGGGCGCAGTCGAATTTTGTGGGCCAGGATCACTTCTGCTCCATCGCCGCGAGCACGAGATCACGGACCACCTGAGCCACGCTGCATCGACGACGATCAGCCTCCGATTTGAGCCACGCCAGCATCTCGACATCGAACTGCATCACAAATCGTTGATCTTTCTTCATGTCACAACCCTACATCAATTCTGCGCAAGTGTCAATACGGATCTTCTTCATTGCGAATTTGTGAGCGCGTGACTACCTTCTGCCACTGCCTGTCTACATTTCTCAGTGCTAGCATCGGCTCTCTCTTTATCGATCCGCTCGAAGACCTCGGCGACATCGGGACGCCGCGCCCGCAAGTAATCCCGCTCAGATTCCGATGCCCGTCGCCAGATATTGTATCCCTGGATCAGCGCCTTCGTCGTGGGGGACAGCGCCTCCCAGCGCGCTGCCTCTTCCCTCCGCTGCGCGAGGCGCGCAACAGTCTCAGTGAGCACCTCGCTACCCACCCGGGCTGCGATGTCCGCATGCGCTTGAGCCTCCTCCAGCGAGGCAAGATCCTCGTGCCGCCACTCGCCGTTGTCCCACTTCCACGATAGACGAGTTTGATCATCCACGACCTCGATCTTGGCCTGGAACCGATCCGCGGTCGCCCGCAGCACGCCGCCCTTCTTCTTCCACCGCAGCTTCACGTCGCCCATCCGCTCACCTCCAGATCAAGAGGATATCGCACGACGCCTCGGCCGTGTCCCGATCCCGCACGTTCAGCGGACTCAGTTCTCGGCACGGGTTCGAATGGCGGCCATCCTCCGTGGCGATCCAGACCTCCGTGTCGTCGCCCACGGCGTTGACCTCGGCCAGCCCCTGGACCCACTGCTTCAGGTCGCGCACCGTGATCACGTCCCGCCGGAGGATGGGCGGGATGCGCCGGTCGCTGGCGATGGCCTCCTCGATGCCGTCCACCGGCTCGTAGGTCTGCGCAAAGATATCTTCTTTGCATGGATAAAATTCACCCGCCACGCCCCGGATGATGAAGTCCATGGGACCGGCGTAGTGGTCCCCCTCCAGGGTGGGGATGAGCAGTTTCCCGTCATTGTACGGCCCCACCACCCGCGCCGTGGGGCAGAACGCCTGCACCTCGACCAGGTTGAACCCATCCCACTGCACCGCCTCGATCACCACCGGCCTTTTGCGAAACTTCATGCGTCACCTCCTTCATCCTCGTCCGGACACACGAAAAACTCCGTGTTGGATCCGCGCAGGATCGCCAGGATGAGATCTGCTTCTTTCCTGTCCGACGCCTTCTCCTCCTCGGGCAGATCCGCGTAGGGGACCAGCAGCCCCCGCCATCGGAGCACGCGCTTGCACGCGGCACAGTCGCAGCACGGGTGGTGTCGTCGCACTGCTCCCTCGATGTCGGGCAACACCGCTCGCGCCCACCGGCTCCACGCGTCGTGGGCGTAGGCTGCCAGGCGCTCCCGCAGCTGCTCCTGCGCGTGCGCGATCTCCTGCTCCACCAGGGCGTCCAGCGGCTCCGGCAGCCCCAGGGCGCGCCGGATGCCCGCCGCCAGCCACTCCGCGGGCGCCCCCTCCCCCCGCCGAACGGGCGGGGATTCCAGATAACGATATGCCGCCAGCAGCTCGCCCACGGGATCCTCGACGTTGTGGAGCGCCGCCAGCTCCAGCAGATCGCGCGCCCCCTGCCTGATCCGGAACCGCTCAGCGACGGTAACCCGCGACTGAAGATCGCGCAGGAGACGTCGCTCCTCCGCGTCCGGAGTCGTGCCCCGCGCCGCGCAGTAGGCCACTACTGCCTGATCCACCATTTCCCGGATCTCGTCCCCGCTCATCGTGTCACGCATCTCGTTCATCGTGTTCCTCCGTTTCCACGTCTCCCAATGATAGGGGCCGAACCTGATCTAAAGCTGTCAGCGACCGTTGGGCAACGCTGACCAGAATCTTGCGCTCGGCAAGGACGCTCCAAACCGTGCGCTCGCGCGATGGCGCGTGTACCGTCTTCTTGACCCAGTACCCTCGCGCTCCGTATCCGGTGCGATGTACCTCTAGTAGTCCCCATCCCTCGGGAACCTCGCCCGGCCGAACCAGTCCTTCGGGCGTCAGGAACCACTTCTCGTCGCCCACGGAACTTCCGGCACGCTCGTGTGCCTTCTTCTCGTTGCGGAAGAAGTCCTCACGCGATACCTTGCACTCGACAACGATGGACTCGCGCGATGTCCACCCGATGGCGTCCGGCGTCTCGGAGGTCGCCGTGACGATCTCGGTGGCCACCACCCGGCACTTCCGCGTGTTCCGCAGCCACACCGCCGCGATCTCGACCAACTCGGCATGCTCAGCGCTGCTCATCGGACGTCCACTCCTGCTGCCAGCGCAGCGCTTGGGAACCGCACCAGCTGTACGCCCTCCTCGGCGCATGTCCCGATGTGGTCCCCGTTCTCCACCGCGATCTCTTCCTCGCGGAAGTCCGGAACGTGCTCGATCAGCCAACACTGGAACCACTCGATGGCCTCGGTGAACGTCTCCGCCCCGACCTCCGCGTTCCACGATGGGCCGCTGCGCCGCTCCAGCAGGACGTGCCACAGCGTCGTCACTCTTCCCTCCTGCTCGTCTCGCTGCTCACCAGCCACCGTTCCATCCTGTCCATCAGGAATAACTCGATTTCCTTGGTCCTGGGATGCGCCGGGAGTGTCGTCCCATCGAAAGCCCGCCGCGCCTCCTCGGTGAGCGCCTCCGCCATCTCCTCGATCTGTTCATTCTCGTAGACGCCACGCTTGATGTCGAGGATCAGATCCGCATACGGCAGCGGATAGACCAACCTGCCGTACTTCATAAGATCAATGCCCTCCTTCAGGAGATGGATCACGTTGGACGCGAACTTCGTGTCGTACCCGTACTTCGTGAACAGGCTGGCCCGGCTCGTCGCCTTCGAGATGCGCTCCGCGACCATCCGCCGCGCCTTCTTCACGAACACGCCCGCCTCGAACGACAGGTCGCCCACCTTCAGGTGCTTGCCGGTGTCGTCCGTGTTCCTGAAGATGTTGGACGTCCTGAACTCGCCCAGAACCGCGTTGTCGTCCTGGCCGTTCAGGAACTCCAGTGCGCGTTGCAGGGCCTCGTAGTTCTCGGGCTTGATCCGCATCTTGTGGAGCTGCGCGTGGGCGTAGGCGACAAACCTGTGGTGCGCGCCCTTGTGCGGGAACAGCGGCGCGGCGTCGAGCAGCGCCCGCCCGAACGCCTTGTCGGCCTCCAGAACGTTCTCCTCGTTGGCGAACAGCAGGTGCAGGATGTTGGGGTTGTTCTGCATCGCCAGCGCCACGAACTTGCGGAACTCGTATGCCGAGAAGTCCACGGCGTCAGCCGTGTTCCGACCGCTCTCGTCCTTGGCCTTGACGTGCATCTCGACCACCTCGCAGTGGCCGAACCCGTACACCATCTGCCGCGTCGGCATGAACACGCCGATGTAGTCCAGGTCGCTCTCAGGCGTGTTGGTCCCGAACAGGTGCGACCCCGCCCGGATCTTCAGGATCATGTTCCTGATGGCGATCTCCTTGTAGTCCATGTCAGCCCTCGTCCCCCAGCATCGCGCGGAGCATCTGGAAGTCGGAATCGTCCGTGCCTTCGAGGTGCGCCGTTCGCAGCACGCGCACCACCGCGCACGCATACGCCGCAGCATCAGACGCACCTTCCGCGATCTTGTCCTTTACGGTAGCATACGCCATCCCAGCGACGACAGGACGGCTTGCCTTGCTATCCGTTCCTTCCTTCCCGAACCCAACCGGGATCGGCTGCCGCAGTTGTAGCTTCGCAATGAACGCCGCCGCCCACACCATCTTCTCGCCGTGGGTCAGGATCATGCTCCCCTCCTCTATGCGCCAGATGCGCAACTGATTTCACACGCGTTCCTTCATGATTCTCTCAACCATGCGCGGATCGACTCCGCCATCTCGCAACTCCCGCGCCTCCTTCTTCAATTCCACAAACCCTTCCTGGGCAATGTCAAAGCAGGATCGGCAAATGCTTCCGATAGCAGCAGCAACATGTGCCGTCTGACCGTCATCCTTCGTGGGCACCCACGGGATAAAGCTCACCCCACACTGATTGCATACCTTCCCGCCACCGGTCAGGATCATAGCTTCCTCCTAAAACGGAAATCCACTCGCCTTGCAGTCCGCCAAGTGCTCAACAGCAAAACGCACCTCGGACACGTAGTAGTGCCCCCGCTTTGCGTCCTCCTCGCTCCCGTCGTCCAGATCGTCCAGCATGCCATTCAACTCCCGCGCGATCGCGAGCGCCTCATCTTTCGCAAGGGCGTATCCGCAGATGTGCCCTCCCTCGGGGCCGCAAACCAAGTAGATCATGCTCCCCTCCTCGTGGCGACCCTCAGCAGGTCCGCCGACATCTCCAACTGCTGCGCCATGCGCTGCTGCTGCTTGACCTGCTCGCGCCCGAGCCAGCCCACCAGGCCCAGGACCGCCTCGGGCGACAACCGCCCCACGGGCACGAACGCGAACGTCGCCTTGCGCCCCTCCTCGGCTAGCGGACGCAGCTTCTCTTCCACGAGGTCAATCGCTTCTTGGGTCAGGATCATGACTCCTCCTTGGACGCATGAAATCCACCGCACGCGGGACACTCCCTGCCGGGGGCCGGATCGGGCGCATCGCACGGCGTGAAGTGGACCCGCACGAAGTCCACCGGGCGCTGCGCCACGACCTGCATATCGATCTGCGGCACGCCGTCCTCGCCCGCGCCCACCGCCTTCACGACTGCAGGCGTGTGCCCGCCCACCAGGATCTCGTCCCCGACCTCGAAGTACGGGGCCTCGATCCACTCGCCCCCGCGCTTGACGTGTACCGTCATCGCCGCTTCCTCCCGTCCTTGCCCTGCGCGGCCAGCCGCCGCGCCATGACGATCGCGACGAAGTCAGTGTGATCCATCACCAGTTCCCATCCAGCGTCTCCGCCTCTCCGAACGTGCACGGCCCGCACATGTCCGTGCACGGCAGCACCGGCGTTGCCCCGCACACGACACACTTGCGCGAGTAGTCCGGCAGGAAATCGGCCTCATCCGCTTCGCTTGCGCCAACCAAGCGATCCTTCTTCTCGTCGCTCTGCTCCTCGCTTCCCATCGTCCCCTTGAACTCCCGCGCCAACGAGAACGCACCGAGATCCGCCGCCTCGACCTTCTCGACGATCAGCTGCTCGTCGTAATCGTCGCCGTTGCTGCCGTGCATCCACTCACCCTCGATGTGGAAGCTGACCACGTACTCGCCGGGGACCGGCAGATCGTCCTCGTCCCAGAAGCACGCCCCCGTCCCGTCCCAGTGGTCTTCCATGAACCAGTCGTGCTCAGATCGGTGGAACTTGCTTGCCGGGATGCGACCAGCCTCCACCTCGATCAGCTCGA
The bacterium genome window above contains:
- a CDS encoding RNA-guided endonuclease TnpB family protein, whose protein sequence is MILAHKIRLRPTPKQEAYFRRACGTTRFTWNWALAEWQRQYAAGEKPSGLSLKKRFNAIRREQFPWTYEVHRDCTARPFDHVQRAFQHFFRRVKAGQKPGYPRFKKKGKSRDSFYIANDKFAMQERCAKLPFVGAVRTREPLRWSGKITGGTVRRDADAWFLVVQVDVGELRRPRTAEGVVGVDLGIAMSMTLSTGEKIEGPRAIRVAMQMLQRLSRQHARKKKGSQNRRKAAERLARLHRRIANIRQDFLHKVTTRLVRENQAVGIEDLNVQGMVRNRKLARSIQDEAFGEFRRQLTYKGPIWDSKIVVYPRFEPSSKKCSDCGEVIKQLPLNVREWVCPACGVVHDRDVNAAMNLKQLGAASPEVTPVERVALARTRVRVQPPSKKQELAGAHLRAPER
- a CDS encoding DUF5662 family protein is translated as MDKLSLEEAMQMDESQSIPAPTAEMEAHFVARTERHILLVQRYAARLAAYLRGYDPTLADLLLRRVARHDASKFAHPERTPYVWLTWRYRCQERGVPFAAPAGLDAAIQAATERHILTNDHHPEYWQLRRTALLNPTDRDAPPAQIVDATRMPPSRLAEMVADWCAVAEERGNTPRAWADRNVGVRWRFTPQQVDRIYEWSGRAWGPPPGAEL
- a CDS encoding nucleotidyltransferase domain-containing protein translates to MDYKEIAIRNMILKIRAGSHLFGTNTPESDLDYIGVFMPTRQMVYGFGHCEVVEMHVKAKDESGRNTADAVDFSAYEFRKFVALAMQNNPNILHLLFANEENVLEADKAFGRALLDAAPLFPHKGAHHRFVAYAHAQLHKMRIKPENYEALQRALEFLNGQDDNAVLGEFRTSNIFRNTDDTGKHLKVGDLSFEAGVFVKKARRMVAERISKATSRASLFTKYGYDTKFASNVIHLLKEGIDLMKYGRLVYPLPYADLILDIKRGVYENEQIEEMAEALTEEARRAFDGTTLPAHPRTKEIELFLMDRMERWLVSSETSRREE